The genomic interval ATCAAGACTAGTTCAGCGGCAAGTCCGTAAAAATAACAGCACCTCGGTAAATGAATTAGAAAAAACATATGGCGCTGAATCATTAAATGATGGGGCGAATAAAGCAACACAAACGTTGGCTAACCGCTTTGAAATGTCAGCCGAAGCAACGGAATCAGCAAAAGCTTCCGCATCCATGCGTGCGTATCCAACACTAAGCGTGCACAAGCAGACAGAATCAGTCGAAATGAAGCAGTCAGCTCCTGCTCTCCCTATTAGCGAGAGAAATAACCGCAGCGAACAAACCAATCCTGTGCATCGTCAAACGTTAATGTCATCTTTCTTGAATAGCGGATCCAGAGCAGGAGTGACTCCATTCCGAACGATTCAAAGACATTCTGGCTTCGCCAATCTTGCTGCAAAAGCATCCAAAGAAAACAAGCCGTTGCTTAGCGGACTAACATCGGTTGTAAAAGCCGGTATTGAGCCTAGTTCCGTTCAATCTAGCGGCACAATTGGCGATCAAGTAAGGCTTAGTTATACAGCAGCTGCCCGTCATCGAAATACAGCTGGCCAAGCTGCACCTAGCGGAGCAGAGACGAACGCTGCTTCATTTGGGGAACGAGGCGAGATGCCCACACTTTCGCATCATAAACCAAGTGGGCCCGCTGCACAGGAGCCGCCGCGTCAGGTGAAGGTGGAAGCGCCTCGCGAGCTGGACCCTGTGCAGCTGCAGAAGATGATTATGAAAATGCCGCAGCTGCATCCAGAAGCTATTGCGGATCAAGTATATAAGGCGTTGGAGCGAAAGATGAAGCTGGAGCAGCGAAGAAGAGGCTTCTAGAATGAACAGATTTGGAGGGGACATCGAATGGCATTAAGCAAAGCGCAGTTTTGGATCTTTCGAGCGAAAGAAACCGAGAAGGTAGACGTGCTTTTTAACCCGACTGATTATGAGATGGAATCCGGAAATCAATATGCGGAGAAGGAGATTGCGGGGCTGCAAACCCCGCTCTCCCAATTTACGAGCGGTGAGCGGACAACATTGAAACTGAATTTGTTTTTTGATACGTATGAAGCGGGCATTGACGTTCGTACCTATACTTCCAAAATCGTGGGCATTCTCGATGTTGACTCGGATTTGCACACGCCGCCGACCTGTAAATTCATTTGGGGCTCGCTTGATTTTAAAGGAGTTATTACGAGCATTACGCAGAAATACACGATGTTTCTGGAAACCGGCGTCCCAGTTAGGGCATCCTTAACAGTCGATATGCTGAGCTCGCAAACGATGAAGGAACAATACCAAGAAATACCGCGTCAATCTGCCGACCGTACGAAGCAAAAGACGGTCAAGCAAGGGGATCAGCTGTGGTCAATAGCGGCTGAGGAATATGAGGATCCGGGAGCATGGCGCCATATCGCCGAAGCGAATGGGATTGATAACCCCCGTATACTGTTATCCGGAAGAAGCTTGACGATTCCGAGATTGGAGTGAAAACGTGGCTGCATACTCCTTTGAGGATTTGGAATCCAAATATGGTGATTTTAGCGCACCTGAGGTTGATATTTTAATAGAGGGTCAATTGATAAAGCTTTCGAACATGGCCGTAGAATGGGTTGATGTCGAGCAAACGACGGATGCACAGGCGGATATCGCCAGGTTTTCGATTTCTAATGGCTATATATGGAGCGAATCCCGCATGCAATGGGTAGGCACAACGATTGCGGTAGGCAAGAAGGTGCAAATCAAGCTTGGTTACGCAGATAAAAAATCGCTTGTATTTGATGGAATCATGACAGGTTATACCATTGATTATCCTTCAAACGGCAGCCCAAGCATTGTCGTAACGGCAATGGACCGCTCTTTTCTCATGATGAAGACGTCACACTCTAAGGTGTGGAACCAAATGAAGGACAGCGATGTCGTTCGGCAAATTGCCGGAAATTATGGTTTGTCTGTCGATTTGGACGATACGGGCGTCACCAAAAAAACGATTGAGCAAATCGGGGTGAGCGATTATCATTTTGTCCGCTCGCTCGCGATGGATAACGACAGGCATTTCTATGTAGAAGCATCCAAGCTTATTTTCAAAAAACCGAAAACATCAGGAGCGCCGCTTATTACGCTGAAATATGGGAAAAACCTCGTTCAGTTCACGCTGACGGTGGATGCTTCCAGCCAGACATCACAAGTTAAAGTTCGCGGCTATGACGTCGATAAGATGCAAGCGATAGAATCCGTTGCCAGCTCGGTTACGATTATTGGTACGAACACCAAAAGCGGCCCCAGTGTAGCAAGCATGCTCTCTAATCAAAAGATGGAGGTCGTATACACGCAGGCAGCATCGCAGGACGAGGCGCAATCGCTTGCGAAGGCGATGCTGGATCGTATTTCCCGCGAGCTCGTGAGCGGACATGGAACTTCGATTGGTTTTCCAGAGATGAAGCCAGGTGAATTAATCAAGATTGAGGGTCTCGGCAGCGACAAGCTAAATCAACTGCTGCGATTGACGAAGGTTACGCATAGACTCGACGCAACGGATGGCTACATGATTTATTTTGAGACGGAGGGGAATGCGATATGAGCACGATGTATCCCGGTTTTTTTGACCAGCATCAGCGCTCCATGCAATCCGAGCAGCTGTCCGGAGTGTGGAATGCAATCGTTACCGACAACAAGGACCCGGATAAGCTTGGCCGCGTAAAGGTGAAGTTTCCACTGCGCGAAGGTGAGCTCCAGACTGATTGGGTACGCGTTGCCACTTTAATGGGTGGGAACGACATGGGCTCTCTCTTTTTGCCGGAGGTGAATGATGAGGTGCTTGTCGCCTTCTTAATGGGGCGGCTGGATCAGCCGATCGTCATTGGCTCTTTGTGGAGCAAGAAACAAAAGCCGCCTGCGCCGAACGACAAAAACGATATTCGCAAAATCAAGACGAAAACCGGGCATGAGATTACGTTTGATGATACGAGCAGCGCAGGCACGGTTACGATAAAAACGTCAAAAGGCCATCATATTACGTTTGCCGATAAGGATAAGACGGTTACGGTTGAAACGCAAGACAAGCAGCAATCGATCAAGCTGGATGAGACGGGAAAGAAGGTCACCATCAAATGTGGTTCAGCGTCTACGATTGAGATGAGCGCGCAAGGTGATGTAAAAGTGACGGGCTCAAAATCGGTTACCGTAAAAGGCGCTCAGGTGAAGGTGGAGGCGGATGCAGCGCTCACGCTTCAATCCAATGGCATGCTTGAGGTAAAGGCTAACGGCATTTTGTCGCTGAAGGGCGCGATGGTTAAGATCAATTGATGGCTGAGGGAGGCTGCAGCAGATGTCGGCATCGTTTTTGGGGAAAGGATGGAAATTTCCCGTTCAGGTAGACGCAACAACCGGCCGTATTCGCATGGCGGAAGGCGAGGATGACATTGAAGAGTCTATCCGAATTATTATTCGAACGTCGAAGGGCGAACGATTAATGCGTCCTGATTTTGGCTGCGGCTTACGGGATTTTGTATTTGGCACAACGGATGAGACATCGCTTAGACTCATTGCCAGTGATGTGCAGGAAGCCATTCGAATTTGGGAGCCGAGAGTAAAGGACGTAGAGGTAGAGGTGAAGTCTGATCGGCAAAATAACGGCCGTGTGCTAATGAGCGTCTCCTATGCGGTAAGATCCACAAACAATCTTTTTAATCAGGTGTTTCCTTTCTATTTAGAGGAAGGAAGCAAATAACGGGAGCGAGCAACGTGATGAAGCACGGGGGAAGAAATGGCGGTGACAACCGTCCGCCAAAAATCAATCATAATAACTTATCCTCTTTTATGGCTCAGTTAAAGGAGATGGCACCTCATTATACGCCGGAGTGGCGATTCTCGCAGGAGGAGCCTGATGCGGGGACGGGACTAGCCTATTTGACCGCTGAGATGCTGGAGGACACGGTTAATCGGCTTAATCAGGCGCCGCTCAATCATTTCCTTGCTTTCCTCGATCTTATCGAGGTCAAGCTGCAGCCGCCTCGTCCAGCCCGGGCGACCGTTGTGTTTCAACTGAGTGAAGGAACGGTCGACCCCGTTTATTTGCCGGCAGGCATTGCATTGACAGCCCCGCATCCTGACGGCGGCGAGCCGCTCGTATTTGAGACGGAGAAGGTGCTGCTCGCTACACCAGCGAAGCTGATGGAGTGGATTAGTGTAAATCCACAAAAGGATCACATTGCTACTGCAGCACTGGACTATGGAGATCGATTGAAGAGCGGCCTAGCTGAGCCAATCAGCTTATTCGATACCAGCTCTATGCCAAATGAGCAGGAGCATACGCTATATATTCGGCATGACGATATTTTTCTAGTAGATCGGCCAAGCCGATTTTACATAAATGTTCACCACACCGAAAAACGTTACTCTGAACCGGAGCTTGCAGCCTCGCTCGCATCCGAGTGGGTGGAATGGACGTATCCATGCAACGGGGAATGGGTGAAATTTGATTCCGCAACGGCAGCAGGCAGCATGGTCGTTTTATATAAACAGCGAGCTGGAAAGCTGGAGCTCACTGAGCATGAAGGAATAACTGGCCGCTGGATCAGGTGTACCGTGAAACAGCTGCAAGGCGCTGCCTCCCCTCTGCTTAACAAGCATTTGGAGATGGATAAAATAAGGCTTCGTGCGGCGCATGATGCGGCCGGCGACAATGTTGGCATTGAGCCAGGCGCATTATATTTTAATGACACGGAGCTCTTGAAGGATGGGTTTTACCCGTTTGGAGAACATTTTGTTCCTTATTCCGTTTTTTATTTATCGTGTGAAGAGGCGTTTAGCAAGCGTCAAAGCAAAATCAAGCTGACTTTCTCTGCGAGAGCGATACCGAGTAGGCTCAGAATGGCGCAGGATCCCGAAGTAAAGTGGAAAATGGTCATGCGGACTTCCGATTTTGATGAGAAGGATCCGCCGCGCGTATGCATCAGAAGTGTTCAATGGGAGTATTGGGATGGCAGCAATTGGGGCAGGCTGCCCGGCAGCGAGCAATTCGGAACATTGTTTGCCGAGCTGCCGGAGCAGAGTGAACGAAGCTTTACATTGACGTTCAACTGTCCAGACGATATGGCGGAAACGTTCGTAAACGGTACGTCTGATTATTGGATTCGGGCACGCGTGCTGCAGACTGATCCTATTATCGCGCCTGTCGTGGAATATATGTCACCTTGGCTCGCACAACCTGTTCTGTCCTATGCCCATGCCTCGCAAAGCTTATTTATGCCAGAGCATGTCTATACAAGAAGCAATATTGACAATCGTGATCGAACGCCTTCTGCACAACATGGCGGTCAGTCCTTTAAGCTGTTTGAGCAAATTCCAGCAAGTCATCCTGCGATGTATGCTTCCTTTAATGCTGCGCCGTTAAAAGGTCCTATTCGTCTGCATATTGAGCTGGAACGCAGGTTTACAGCCAGCAATCAACCGCCGTGGGTGGAGTGGGAAGCGCTTTGCTTGGAAGCAGGCCGCTACATTTGGCAGCCGCTGAAGGTGGTGGACAACACTGAGGCATTTACGATAAGCGGAGAGCTGCAATTTGTAGGCCCATCTACGATGGCACCGGCTCGCTTGTTCGGGCATGAGCGTTATTGGATACGCGCAGTCAATCGTGATGGCTCGCTCGGAGATTCCTTTCCGGGCAATCCTGTAGCCTCAAGCATGCATCTGAATGCTGTTTCGGTCAGGCAGCAGGTTAGTCAGGAGAAGGAGCTTTCAATTCCTGCGGACGGCTTTGTACAGCTAGCGCCTACGGCATTCATTGAAGAAGAGGTGTGGGTAGATGAGCTCGCACATTTCACGCCAATGGATCGTGTGAAATGGTCTGACTCCGAGCCTGAATATTATATGTTGCAAAGAGACGGTGACGGTAATGACCAACGCTTCTGGGTGAGATGGCAGCCGGTCGTTTCGCTTGCAGAGTCTGGCCCAATTGACCGTCATTATTCACCGGACCACGCAGGCGGAATGCTGCAATTCGGAGATGGCATACGCGGGAAGCTTCCTTCCTCTGAGACGGCGGAAACGGTGCGCGTTCGCTTTAAAACTACCGCGGGCGCAAATGGGCATGTCGATGCCGGGCAAATAACGGGAATGGTGCTTCCATTTGCATTCGTCAGCAGCATCAGCAATCCGGCTCCTTCAATTGGCGGCGGTGATGCGGAACGGGTAGAGCAAGTGCTCGTAAGGGGACCGCAGCGGCTTAAGCACCGCGGACGGGCAGTTACCGCAAGCGACGTAGAATGGATTGCTAGAGAGGCATATCCGCAGATTGCAAAGGTGAAATGCTTAAGCAATCGAAATGCAAGGCTGGAGCGCACATCTGGCTCCATGGTTGTGGTTGCTTTCCCAGCGGGCGGCTTGGAAAGCGCTGCTCAGTTTCCAGAGCTGCGCAAAGCAGTGGAGCGTGAGCTCATGCAGACAGCATCCAGTCTGGTTTCCTTGGGCGGTGCCATACGGGTCATCGAGCCGGCTTATTTGGAAGTGTCCGTGCATGCAACGGTGG from Paenibacillus sp. FSL K6-3182 carries:
- a CDS encoding LysM peptidoglycan-binding domain-containing protein, which translates into the protein MALSKAQFWIFRAKETEKVDVLFNPTDYEMESGNQYAEKEIAGLQTPLSQFTSGERTTLKLNLFFDTYEAGIDVRTYTSKIVGILDVDSDLHTPPTCKFIWGSLDFKGVITSITQKYTMFLETGVPVRASLTVDMLSSQTMKEQYQEIPRQSADRTKQKTVKQGDQLWSIAAEEYEDPGAWRHIAEANGIDNPRILLSGRSLTIPRLE
- a CDS encoding contractile injection system protein, VgrG/Pvc8 family — protein: MAAYSFEDLESKYGDFSAPEVDILIEGQLIKLSNMAVEWVDVEQTTDAQADIARFSISNGYIWSESRMQWVGTTIAVGKKVQIKLGYADKKSLVFDGIMTGYTIDYPSNGSPSIVVTAMDRSFLMMKTSHSKVWNQMKDSDVVRQIAGNYGLSVDLDDTGVTKKTIEQIGVSDYHFVRSLAMDNDRHFYVEASKLIFKKPKTSGAPLITLKYGKNLVQFTLTVDASSQTSQVKVRGYDVDKMQAIESVASSVTIIGTNTKSGPSVASMLSNQKMEVVYTQAASQDEAQSLAKAMLDRISRELVSGHGTSIGFPEMKPGELIKIEGLGSDKLNQLLRLTKVTHRLDATDGYMIYFETEGNAI
- a CDS encoding phage baseplate assembly protein V, translated to MSTMYPGFFDQHQRSMQSEQLSGVWNAIVTDNKDPDKLGRVKVKFPLREGELQTDWVRVATLMGGNDMGSLFLPEVNDEVLVAFLMGRLDQPIVIGSLWSKKQKPPAPNDKNDIRKIKTKTGHEITFDDTSSAGTVTIKTSKGHHITFADKDKTVTVETQDKQQSIKLDETGKKVTIKCGSASTIEMSAQGDVKVTGSKSVTVKGAQVKVEADAALTLQSNGMLEVKANGILSLKGAMVKIN
- a CDS encoding GPW/gp25 family protein; this encodes MSASFLGKGWKFPVQVDATTGRIRMAEGEDDIEESIRIIIRTSKGERLMRPDFGCGLRDFVFGTTDETSLRLIASDVQEAIRIWEPRVKDVEVEVKSDRQNNGRVLMSVSYAVRSTNNLFNQVFPFYLEEGSK
- a CDS encoding baseplate J/gp47 family protein; its protein translation is MKHGGRNGGDNRPPKINHNNLSSFMAQLKEMAPHYTPEWRFSQEEPDAGTGLAYLTAEMLEDTVNRLNQAPLNHFLAFLDLIEVKLQPPRPARATVVFQLSEGTVDPVYLPAGIALTAPHPDGGEPLVFETEKVLLATPAKLMEWISVNPQKDHIATAALDYGDRLKSGLAEPISLFDTSSMPNEQEHTLYIRHDDIFLVDRPSRFYINVHHTEKRYSEPELAASLASEWVEWTYPCNGEWVKFDSATAAGSMVVLYKQRAGKLELTEHEGITGRWIRCTVKQLQGAASPLLNKHLEMDKIRLRAAHDAAGDNVGIEPGALYFNDTELLKDGFYPFGEHFVPYSVFYLSCEEAFSKRQSKIKLTFSARAIPSRLRMAQDPEVKWKMVMRTSDFDEKDPPRVCIRSVQWEYWDGSNWGRLPGSEQFGTLFAELPEQSERSFTLTFNCPDDMAETFVNGTSDYWIRARVLQTDPIIAPVVEYMSPWLAQPVLSYAHASQSLFMPEHVYTRSNIDNRDRTPSAQHGGQSFKLFEQIPASHPAMYASFNAAPLKGPIRLHIELERRFTASNQPPWVEWEALCLEAGRYIWQPLKVVDNTEAFTISGELQFVGPSTMAPARLFGHERYWIRAVNRDGSLGDSFPGNPVASSMHLNAVSVRQQVSQEKELSIPADGFVQLAPTAFIEEEVWVDELAHFTPMDRVKWSDSEPEYYMLQRDGDGNDQRFWVRWQPVVSLAESGPIDRHYSPDHAGGMLQFGDGIRGKLPSSETAETVRVRFKTTAGANGHVDAGQITGMVLPFAFVSSISNPAPSIGGGDAERVEQVLVRGPQRLKHRGRAVTASDVEWIAREAYPQIAKVKCLSNRNARLERTSGSMVVVAFPAGGLESAAQFPELRKAVERELMQTASSLVSLGGAIRVIEPAYLEVSVHATVASQSVDDLLPLEMACTAKLNAFLHSVTGNVDGNGWNIGETLHVSVLHSLLHAVHSLLYIERLYLHIVKIENGNRTEWDPGRMNEVIHGIVVNGSHSITAFPGPK